One region of Longimicrobiaceae bacterium genomic DNA includes:
- a CDS encoding adenine phosphoribosyltransferase produces the protein MEHLKALIRDVPDFPVPGILFRDVTPLLRDPAGLADVVEHLAERYRGAGIDAVAGIESRGFIFGAPLAVALGIGFVPIRKLGKLPADKISREYALEYGTNCLEMHRDGVAPGERVLLVDDLLATGGTARAAAELVEEVGGKIASVAVVIELAFLDGRKLLDSYDVHSILTY, from the coding sequence TTGGAGCACCTCAAAGCGCTGATCCGTGACGTGCCGGACTTTCCCGTGCCCGGCATCCTGTTCCGCGACGTGACGCCGCTGCTGCGCGACCCCGCCGGTCTGGCGGACGTGGTGGAGCACCTCGCCGAGCGCTACCGCGGCGCGGGCATCGACGCGGTGGCGGGCATCGAGTCGCGCGGGTTCATCTTCGGGGCGCCGCTGGCGGTGGCGCTGGGCATCGGATTCGTGCCCATCCGCAAGCTGGGCAAGCTGCCGGCGGACAAGATCAGCCGCGAGTACGCGCTGGAGTACGGCACCAACTGCCTGGAGATGCACCGCGACGGCGTGGCCCCCGGCGAGCGCGTGCTGCTGGTGGACGACCTGCTCGCCACGGGCGGCACCGCCCGCGCCGCCGCCGAGCTGGTGGAAGAGGTGGGCGGAAAGATCGCCTCCGTCGCCGTCGTCATCGAGCTCGCCTTCCTCGACGGCCGCAAGCTCCTCGACAGCTACGACGTCCACTCCATCCTGACGTACTGA
- a CDS encoding aldo/keto reductase, translated as MHTPLQREAGHAMELRRLGRSGLTVSRLGLGLAALGRPGYINLGHGGDLHGQYSVLAMEARAHRVLDAAWAAGVRYFDAARSYGKAERFLGSWLVSHGIAPGDVAVGSKWGYTYTADWEVRAEVHEVKEHSLPVLQRQLRETRELLAGHLDLYQIHSATLESGVLDDPRVLDELASLRAGGTAIGLSLSGARQAETLRRAMAVTVGGAPLFDAVQATWNLLEPSAGDALREAHAAGMGVVVKEALANGRLTERNEEPAFAPRLAALRTEAERLGVTTDALALAAALAQPWADVVLSGAATPAQLVSNAAALDVSLDDEALARLASLAEEPKAYWNARSRMRWN; from the coding sequence ATGCACACACCCCTGCAACGAGAGGCCGGCCACGCGATGGAGCTGCGAAGGCTGGGACGGAGCGGCCTCACGGTCAGCCGGCTGGGCCTGGGGCTGGCCGCGCTGGGCAGGCCGGGCTACATCAACCTGGGCCACGGCGGCGACCTGCACGGCCAGTACAGCGTGCTGGCCATGGAGGCGCGCGCCCACCGGGTGCTGGACGCGGCGTGGGCGGCCGGCGTGCGCTACTTCGACGCGGCGCGCTCGTACGGCAAGGCCGAGCGCTTCCTGGGCTCGTGGCTGGTGTCGCACGGCATCGCGCCAGGCGACGTGGCGGTGGGGTCCAAGTGGGGCTACACCTACACGGCCGACTGGGAGGTGCGGGCCGAGGTGCACGAGGTGAAGGAGCACTCGCTGCCCGTGCTCCAGCGCCAGCTGCGCGAGACGCGCGAGCTGCTGGCCGGCCATCTCGACCTGTACCAGATCCACTCCGCCACGCTGGAGAGCGGCGTGCTGGACGACCCGCGCGTGCTGGACGAGCTGGCGTCGCTGCGGGCGGGCGGAACCGCCATCGGCCTGTCGCTCAGCGGAGCCCGCCAGGCCGAGACGCTTCGGCGCGCCATGGCGGTCACGGTGGGCGGCGCACCGCTGTTCGACGCGGTGCAGGCCACGTGGAACCTGCTGGAACCCTCGGCGGGAGATGCGCTGCGGGAGGCGCACGCGGCGGGGATGGGCGTGGTGGTGAAGGAGGCGCTGGCGAACGGCCGCCTCACCGAGCGCAACGAGGAGCCGGCCTTCGCGCCCAGGCTCGCGGCGCTGCGCACCGAGGCGGAGCGGCTGGGCGTGACGACCGACGCGCTGGCCCTGGCCGCCGCCCTCGCGCAGCCATGGGCCGACGTGGTGCTCAGCGGCGCCGCGACGCCCGCCCAGCTCGTCTCCAACGCCGCCGCGCTCGACGTATCTCTCGACGACGAAGCCCTCGCACGCCTCGCCTCGCTCGCAGAGGAGCCGAAGGCCTATTGGAACGCGCGGAGCCGCATGCGCTGGAACTGA
- a CDS encoding CoA-binding protein translates to MDQELDTSLQVLRSAKTVAVLGMKGDDQPDSPAHGVPMYLEAHGYTIIPVNPALAAKGYPGAVASLADLKDAPDVVQVFRRPEAVAAHVDELIALHPGTVWLQLGIRNDEAAKKLEAAGIRVVQDRCMYRDHHALAQAGLL, encoded by the coding sequence ATGGATCAAGAGCTCGATACCTCGCTGCAGGTCCTCCGCAGCGCGAAGACCGTCGCCGTGCTGGGCATGAAGGGCGACGACCAGCCGGACTCGCCCGCCCACGGCGTGCCGATGTACCTGGAGGCGCACGGCTACACCATCATCCCCGTGAACCCCGCCCTCGCGGCCAAGGGCTACCCCGGCGCGGTCGCCAGCCTGGCGGACCTGAAGGACGCGCCCGACGTGGTGCAGGTCTTCCGCCGCCCCGAGGCCGTGGCCGCGCACGTGGACGAGCTGATCGCGCTGCACCCCGGCACCGTGTGGCTCCAGCTGGGCATCCGCAACGACGAGGCGGCGAAGAAGCTGGAGGCGGCCGGCATCCGCGTGGTGCAGGACCGCTGCATGTACCGCGACCACCACGCGCTCGCCCAGGCGGGACTGCTCTAG